One window of the Lytechinus variegatus isolate NC3 chromosome 3, Lvar_3.0, whole genome shotgun sequence genome contains the following:
- the LOC121410130 gene encoding uncharacterized protein LOC121410130: MEMTKLRKDYEHILEISVYRRVAVTLCTSAPESTVHDFMKEISHELYDITKEVKYQQLPYNEVEKFNFKDKEIDAMILCHSIQNRGFALTDVKDALYTRFLPIAVRELGKSKVGVIVHDLPTETILDDNEYEVKMESFRRQQPTTFKNASMVFISGQLSNSPSQLGPGNWTELQTFIAKASRFSEAPPYKALRKVLLPAVIVFLVLLSLILLFSIVLS; this comes from the exons atggaaatgacaaaattacGCAAAGATTATGAACATATATTGGAAATATCG GTATACCGACGAGTAGCTGTCACACTATGTACTTCGGCTCCAGAATCTACTGTTCATGATTTCATGAAAGAGATATCACACGAGCTGTATGATATCACTAAGGAAGTTAAATATCAACAGCTCCCATACAATGAAGTCGAGAAATTCAACTTCAAAGACAAGGAAATAGACGCCATGATactctgtcattctattcaaaACAGAGGGTTTGCCCTCACAGATGTGAAGGATGCATTATATACAAGGTTCCTTCCTATAGCTGTAAGGGAGCTAG GTAAATCAAAAGTTGGGGTGATCGTGCATGATTTGCCGACAGAGACGATCCTCGATGACAATGAATACGAAGTAAAGATGGAATCATTTCGTCGTCAACAGCCAACCACTTTTAAGAATGCTTCAATGGTTTTTATCAGCGGTCAACTGTCTAACTCTCCCAGTCAACTTGGGCCTGGTAACTGGACTGAACTTCAAACTTTTATCGCAAAGGCATCTAGATTCTCAGAAGCACCACCATATAAAGCTCTTCGGAAGGTTCTTCTACCAGCAGTTATAGTCTTTCTAGTTTTACTTTCACTGATTCTCCTCTTCAGCATTGTATTGTCCTGA